In the Sarcophilus harrisii chromosome 1, mSarHar1.11, whole genome shotgun sequence genome, one interval contains:
- the RNF126 gene encoding E3 ubiquitin-protein ligase RNF126, whose amino-acid sequence MAEASPQPGRYFCHCCSAEISPRLPDYICPRCESGFIEELPEETRNTENSSNSATAPTDQNRQPFENVDQHLFTLPQGYGQFAFGIFDDSFEFPTFGSGVQSEDARDSENRREREHQSRHRYGARQPRARLTARRAAGRHEGVPTLEGIIQQLVNGIIAPATIPNLGLGPWGVLHSNPMDYAWGANGLDAIITQLLNQFENTGPPPADKEKIQALPTIQVTEEHVGSGLECPVCKDDYTLGENVRQLPCNHLFHDGCIVPWLEQHDTCPVCRKSLSGQNTATNPPGLTGMNFSSSSSSSSSSSSPCNENSTNNS is encoded by the exons GATTATATCTGCCCAAGGTGTGAGTCTGGTTTTATTGAAGAGCTTCCGGAAGAGACCAG AAATACTGAAAATAGTTCCAACTCTGCTACAGCTCCCACGGATCAGAACAGACAACCATTTGAG AATGTGGACCAGCATTTATTCACCTTGCCACAGGGCTATGGCCAGTTTGCCTTTGGGATTTTTGATGACAGCTTTGAATTTCCCACATTCGGCTCTGGGGTGCAGTCCGAGGACGCCAGGGACTCGGAGAACAGGCGGGAGCGAGAACACCAGTCCCGCCACCGCTATGGCGCACGGCAGCCACGGGCCCGCCTCACTGCACGGCGCGCTGCAGGCAGGCACGAAGGCGTCCCAACGTTAGAAGG gattattcAACAATTGGTCAATGGAATTATTGCACCTGCAACAATACCAAACTTGGGATTGGGCCCTTG gGGTGTTTTGCATTCAAATCCAATGGACTATGCATGGGGTGCTAATGGCCTGGATGCGATCATTACACAG CTCCTTAATCAGTTTGAAAACACCGGTCCCCCACCAGcagacaaagagaaaatacaagcCCTTCCCACCATACAAGTCACAGAGGAACACGTAG GTTCAGGGTTAGAATGTCCTGTATGCAAAGATGACTATACGCTGGGTGAGAATGTCCGGCAGTTACCTTGCAATCACTTATTCCACGACGGCTGCATAGTCCCCTGGCTGGAACAG CATGATACCTGCCCAGTGTGTCGGAAAAGCTTAAGTGGACAGAACACTGCCACAAATCCCCCGGGACTGACAGgaatgaatttttcttcttcctcctcctcctcctcctcctccagttcGCCATGTAACGAAAACTCAACAAACAACTCGTGA